The genomic interval CCGAGCCAGTCCGCGAAGTGCTGCATCTTGGCCAGGAAGGCGTCGGCGGCCGGGCCCTGCCAGGCGCGGTCCGGCCCGGCGATGGCGTCGGACTGGCGGCGCACGAAGTCCTCGAGATAGGTCAGGGTCTCCTGCGTGCGCTGGAAAGCCACCGCCGCGTCCATGACGGACTGCGCGCTGACCAGCTCGGCCGCCGCGGCCTGGCCCTCCTCGGTGGCCAGCGCGGCGCCGCCGTTCACCGAGGCCAGCAATTTACGCCAGCCGCGCTCCTCCTCGGCCCACGCCTCGTAGTCGAGAAGGTTGCTGGTGTCGACGGTCTGAGGACGGAAGGTCGCGTCTTTCTCGGCCGAGTTCTGCCACTTGTCGTCTGCCATGTTTCCGCTCTCGTGACCGCGCTGGAGTTGCTCAAGACGGCGCCGGGTGGGCCGCGCCGAAAGAGGAGGCCGCTACTGATTGCCGCCGGTGGTGGTGCCGCTGCCCTGCCCGTAGTCGGCAAGGCCGTCGATCTTGCCCCAGGCGTTGCCCATGTTGTCGGTGAGCTGCTTGGTGGTCATCTTGTTGAAGTCCTCGGCGTTGTCGTAGCTGTCGGCGATCTTGAGGAGTCCCTCCTTGACCGCGAGCAGCGCCTCGTGCGACGCGAGCAGCAGGCCCATGGCGTCGCCGCGCAGACCGGCGTCGTTGGCGCTGACGCCCTCGATCTTCTGCCGCAGGATCTCGGCCTTGGCGAAGCCGCCCGGCCGCATCTGGATCTGACCGAGCTGCGTGCGGGCCTGCAGGATCAGGTTGGTGCCGTTGTCGTCGAGCCCGACGATCGCGCCGATCTGGTTGGCGACGTGGCGCAGCGCCTCGGTGCTGACGGCGAGTTCATGGTTGGGGTTGTTGCCGCCGGAGTACTCCGTGTCGTCCGGATGGTCGAACGTGTTGTCCGGCATGTCGAACGGCGGATTGTTCTCGTCGTACGGGTCGACAGTCACCATGTCCTCGTCGGTGACCTTCTCGTTGTGCTTGGCGACGATCGCTTTCCACTTGTCGTACTCGATGACGTCCTCGCGGTACCACTCGATCAGCGCCTTCTCGTCGTCGTCCCAGTCGATGCGCTGGTCGTAGTCCTTGCGCCACCGTTCGAGGACCGAGCGGGCCCAGCCGGTCTCGAAGCCGTGTTCCTTGTCGTACTCGGGCAGGATGCCGACCGCGTCGACCGCCTCCGCGTTGGCATAGCTGAAGTCGATACCCATCGGGCCGATCTCCCTTCGAAGGTGGAGGAAGGCCGGCCGCCGGAAGCGTCGGCGGCCGGCGTACGCCAGTGATCAGCCGCCGCGGACGTCGTTCCAGATCTGCGCGTGGCGCTGCTCGGTCGTGCCGTAGTTGTCGGAGATCTGCAGCAGCGTGACCCGGGCCTGGTCCAGGTAGACGGTCATCTGGTCGGCCGACTGGTTCCAGGCCGCCTTCGAGACGTAGTACTGCTGCTGGGCCGCGCCGGTCCACTCGGCCAGGCTGGCCTCGACCGTCGACTCCATCTGCCCCAGCGCCGACTTGATGCGCTGGTTGATCGCGTTCATGTCGTACAGCACGGCGTCGGCCTGCTGGAAGTTGAACGTGTAATTAGACATCGGGGGTCCTCCTTCGTACGGGGTGATTCGCCTCAGACGCCGGGCAGCGCGGCGCCGAAGGAGGCGGCCGTGTTCGACGCGTCGTCCTCGGCCTGGACGTAGCCCTTGGTGGTCACGCCCATCACGTCGAGCATGTTGATGAGCTCGTTGATGACCCGCTGGAAGGCGCCCTCCCAGCTGTCCATGGCCTGGTTGAAGCCGAGCGAGGCCTGCCCGGTCCAGGACGTCTGCAGCGTGGCCATCTGGCTGTTCACGGCCTGCAGCGAGCTGGTGAACTCGGTGGCCTTGTCGGAGAACTCCTGGGCAGCACGCTGCATGCCCTCTTCGGTCGTCTGCACTTGTGGCATCGTCACGGCAGAAACTCCTCACGTCGGGGTGCGGCGGGGATCCACCACCGCGGGCAGAGAAGTTTTCGTCGATACGCCCCGGTCCCGGCAAGGACGACGGGTCCCCGTATGTCCGAAAGACGGGCAAGAGTGCACTCGATCGCCCGATTACGCGCCGGGGCGGGGACGGCCGGGGAAACGCGCCTGCACGAATGTCCCCGGAAACCGTGACGGGACTTCCGCGCACGCCACGCCCGATCTTCACTGAACGCCGACGTGGAGGTGGGTCATGGACTTCAACGAACGCATCGAGAGCCTGTTCGAGGAGTATCAGCGGCAACGCAACAGCCTCACCGAGATGCAGCAGAAGATGCGGGCCCTCACGGCCACCGCCACCTCGCCGCGTCGTGAGGTCACCGTCACCGTCGGGCAGAACGGTGTGCTCACCGACATCAAGTTCCCGACGTCGGCCCACAAGAGGCTCACGCCCGCCGACCTCGCCGAGGTCATCCTCACCGCGTACGCCGAAGCCAAGGAGGACGTGACAGCGCAGGCCGCCGCCGTGCTGGCCCCGATGCTGCCCGACGGGACGGACGCGCGGGCGCTGGTCGACGGCACCGCGGGCACGGACGCGTACCTGCCGGCCCATCCGAGGATGGCCACGAGCGTACGGGAAATGCTGGGTCTGGGACGGCAGCCGCGATGACGCAACCTCGCGGGCGGCTCTACGTCAACCCGGACGGCGTGGTGTCGGTCGGTGACGCCTACGGCGAGCACGTGCAGATCTACGACACGTACCTGGCGAACCTGGTGTCGTTGCGGGAACGCTACGCCAACGCGTGGGGCGACGACGACATGGGGCAGCAGTTCTCGACGAAGTTCCTGGACGGGCTGGACAACCTCGAGAAGCTGATCGGCGGGGTGCGCGGCACGCTCGCGTACACGTCGGAGGGGTTGCGCTCGTTCGGGAAGGCGTACGCGGAAGCCGACGAGAGCGCGATGGAGGTGGGCCGGCGCATGCAGGGCGACTTCGAGGAGTCGTTCACGCCGCGCGCCCGTTCCTTGGCTCCCGTCGAGGCGACTGCTGAGACGCCGGTCGCACAGCCCCAGCACTTGCTCGCGAGACCGCTGGACCGTGTCGAGGCGCCTCTTGCACGGACTCAGCATGCGCTTGCCAGGCCGCTGGATCGGGTCGAGGCGCCTCTTGCACGGACTCAGCATGCGCTTGCCAGGCCGCTGGATCGGGTCGAGGCGGGTGCCGAGACGCCTGTTCTGCGATCTCAACGTGCGCTCGCCCGGCCCGCGGATCGTGTTGAGGCAGGTGCCGAGACGCCGAACGCGCGTCCCCAGCACGCGCTTGCCAGGCCCCTGGATCCCGCCGAGGAGGGTGCCGAGATGCCGCGCCTCTTCAGCCGGAGCGTGAATCCCGGCGTCATGCCGATGCAACACGCGATCTCGAGCATGATGATGAAACCCGATTTCTCGTACGCCCGGATCGGCGGTGAACCGCTGCCCGAGGGGTACCAGCTGCTGGCGTTCAACCCGTTCCCCGACGGCACGGTCCGCCTCGACGCCAACCTGTACGAGTCGATCACGCCGCTCGCCGGCACGCCGGTGACCACCGCGGACGGCAAGCCGATCGACGCCGAGGGCCGGCAGCTGTTCGTGGTCAAGGACAACCCGGCCGCCGACCCGGCAGCGCCCGGCTACCAGCAGATGGTGCTGACCTACACGCCCGACGGAACGCCCACCCCCCTGCTGCCGGGCGATGCCTGACTTCCACATCCCCAACGACCCCGAGTGGCAGTGGGCTTACGACCTCATCCTGTACGGGGTCGGTGAGGAATTCCCGGAAGCCGACCCGACCGCCCTGCGCGGCATGGGCGAGGAGCTGTACGGATTCACGAGCCAGCTGCTCAACGGGGTCGGCGCCACCGCGAACCTGGGCAACGCGCTCGGCGGCAGCCTGAACGGTCCCGCGGCCACGGCGTTCGCGCAGTTCCAAGGCGACATCACCAAGAACGTGCCCACCGGCGGCCAGATCTCGTCGGCGCTCGGCGACGCCGCCTACCAGTTCGCCCTGGACTCCGAGTCCACCCAGTACAACATCGTGATCGCGGCGTTCACCCAGGTCGTCGAGATCGCGATCGCCATGTCGACCGGTTTCGGCGCGGCCGCCGTCCCCGCCCTGATCAAAATCGGCCAGGAGATCGTCGGTGCGCTGATCAGCTTCCTGCGCGCCCGCCTGCAGAACCAGCTGCTGCGCCTGGCGTGGGAGGGCATCCAGGAAGGCCTGGAGGAGCTGTGGCAGAGCGCCGCGGCCCAGCTCACCCAGATCGCCGAGGGCAACCGCAAGACGATCGACTACAAGGACCTGCTGATGGCCTTCCTCGGCGGTGTCTTCATCGGCGCCGGAGTCAGCGGCATGCACATGATCGCCGGCAAGTTCTACCCGAAAATCAACAAGAACGTCTACTCCCGCGAAACCCTGTCCGGCCTGGCCGAAACCCTTTTCGAAGGCCTTTTCAGCATGATGATCGGCGGGGGTGGCTTCAACCCGTTCGCCACGTTCTCGTCGTCGGTGCTGGGCGGCATGGCCCACCACTACGCCCAGCAGTTCGGAAACCAGTTCGGCCCCACCCCCGACCCGAACAGCCTGCGCCCACCACCGACGCTCAACACGGTCACCGGCGGCCCGGACAACCCGAACCCACCGGCCGTCGAGGGCCCCAACGTGCCTGTCGGCGGTGGCCCATCCACCGCGGGCCCTGCCACCGCGGGCCCGGTTGCCGGGGGCCCTTCCACCGCAGGACCGGCCAGCGCGGGACCCACCGGGACAGGCCCCACCGGCACAGGACCGACAAGCACAGGACCGGCCAGCATGGGACCCACCGGCACAGGACCCACCGGCGCAGGACCCACTAGCGGCGGACCAACCGGCACAGGACCCACCGGCACAGAACCCACTAGCGGCGGACCAACCGGCACAGGACCGACCAGCACAGGACCCACCGCCGCAGGACCCACTAGCGGCGGACCAACCGCCGGAGAACCGACCGGCGGCGGACCAACCAGTACAGGACCTGCCGGCGCGGGACCCACGGGTACCGAATCGATGACGCCGGGGTCAACCGGGCCGGGGCAAGGTGACACGGGGAACCTGACGCCGGGCGGAACGCAAGCGCCAGCCCCGATCGAGAGCGGCACGCCGAGCCCGAACGGCACGCCCGCGCCCAGTCCCGTCGGCGCGAACATGCCCGCGTCAACGGGCGGGAGCGCATCTGCTCCGAGCAGCGCTGAGGTAACCAACCCGAGCGGCTCCACCACATCCAGCCCCAACGGCTCCGCCGCGCCCACCCCGGACAGTGCAGCCACGCCCAGCCCCAACGGCATCACCGCACCCAACCCGAACAGCGCCACCACGCCCAACCCCAACGGCATCACCGCACCCAACCCGAACAGCGCCACCACGCCCAACCCCAACGGCATCACCGCACCCAACCCGAACAGCGCCACCACGCCCAACCCCAACGGCATCACCGCGCCTGGTCCAACCGGGGCCAACCCTGCCCACGTAGGAACGGGTACATCCGCCGCGATCGGATCCGGCGCACCCGCCACGGTTGGGACCGGCACCCCTGCCCAGAACACACCGGGCGAGACCAGCGGCGCTTCACCCGTGCAAGGTGGCCCGACGCCCGCCTCAGGCACACCCTCACCTGCGGAGACGAGCACCGGAAACGGCCCAGCCAGCCACCCGATCAATCCCGGAACGCCCGTAACCACCAGCCCGGCTATCGGCGCGAATCCACCGTCACCGGCCACCAACGCCCCCGCCCCCACGTCCGGCGCAGGCAGCCCACCGGCAGCATCCACATCCCCAGCGAATGGATCCACACCCTCCGCGAACGCATCGTCGCCTGCCGTTGCCTCGCCCCCGGCCGCCGTACCACCCCCAGCCGTAGTGTCGCCGCCGGTCGCTGCTCCCGCTCCGTGGACGGGCCCGGCCGGACAGCCTACGAGCAGTTCCCCAGTATCGGCGGCACCTCCGAGTCTGAGCGGCGGCCTACCCGGGTTCGACTCGCCCGCACCCGTCACCACCGGCCAGAACGGTCAGCCGGTAGCCACAACTCCCAGCTCTCCCACAGTCGACTCGACCGTGAACAAACCGTCATCCACAACCGGACCGCTGTCCACAGCTGAACCGGTATCCACAGCCGAGCCGCTGTCCACAACTGGTCCGCAATCCACAACCGGCCCCACAAGCGGCCCGCAATCCACAACCGGCCCGCAATCCACAACCGGGCCTGCGTCCGTCAGCGGTCCGCTGTCCACAGGCGGACCTGTATCCACAACGGGACCCGCATCCACGGGTAGGCCGATATCCACCGCGTCAACTACGCCGACGTCCACGAACTCGCAGGTAACAGCCACTAGCACGACAGCGCCGGCCTCTACCGAGACCGGCCGTAAGGGGAGCCTCGAACCAGGGGCCACCCCGCCGACAGTCGCGTCCGGGGTGGACGTGCCGGTCGTGGAAGGCCCCGCTGTTGCGCCTGGGCTGTCCACTGAAGCGCCGATCGACACGGCCCTCGTTGCTCAAGTGCCGACGGGCAATGAGCCCACGACGGAGAACGAGCCCACGAACGCCGTTGGGGACAGCAACACCCAACATCGAGACTCCACGAACGTCGCCGCAGAGATCCAGACCCAACGAAACGACCCTACGAACGTCACCGCAGACACCCACACCCAACAAAACGACCCTACGAACGTCACCGCAGACACCCACACCCAACAAAACGACCCCACGAACGTCACCGCAGACACCCACACCCAACAAAACGACCCCACGAACGTCACCGCAGACACGCACGCCGAACAGAACGACCCGGCGAACGTCGCTGGAGAGAGCCGCACACAGCAGATCGAGCATTCGGATGTTGCTGGGGAGAGCGACTTCGAGTGGGATGACGACGCGGACTCGGATATCGCGTCCGAGGTTGACTCGATCTTCGACACGGACAGCGTCTCGGATGCCGACTCGGTGTGGGATCAGGAGCTGGAGTTCCTGAACGAGCCGCCCGTGCACGACACGGCGTCCCCGCACGAACAGGTGCCCGGCGGCATAGCGCTGCTCGATCAGCGGGACAGTGCCGCGCGGGAGGCGGCGGGCAAGGTCCCTCAGCGGGACGATCAGTTCCTCGTCTTTGCGCACGGCACGCCGGACGGCGTTGTTGTGGACGGCAAGCTGGTCACCGCGCCGCAGCTGGCGTCGATTGTGCACAACGAACCC from Paractinoplanes brasiliensis carries:
- a CDS encoding WXG100 family type VII secretion target, which codes for MSNYTFNFQQADAVLYDMNAINQRIKSALGQMESTVEASLAEWTGAAQQQYYVSKAAWNQSADQMTVYLDQARVTLLQISDNYGTTEQRHAQIWNDVRGG
- a CDS encoding WXG100 family type VII secretion target, coding for MTMPQVQTTEEGMQRAAQEFSDKATEFTSSLQAVNSQMATLQTSWTGQASLGFNQAMDSWEGAFQRVINELINMLDVMGVTTKGYVQAEDDASNTAASFGAALPGV
- a CDS encoding YbaB/EbfC family nucleoid-associated protein, yielding MDFNERIESLFEEYQRQRNSLTEMQQKMRALTATATSPRREVTVTVGQNGVLTDIKFPTSAHKRLTPADLAEVILTAYAEAKEDVTAQAAAVLAPMLPDGTDARALVDGTAGTDAYLPAHPRMATSVREMLGLGRQPR